One window of the Cryptomeria japonica chromosome 7, Sugi_1.0, whole genome shotgun sequence genome contains the following:
- the LOC131068917 gene encoding alpha-humulene synthase-like, producing the protein MANLKGDHISSVSSIPSNALNHWDDDFVQSIETSNAGSEYRERVETLVKEVKMFLKQMQTGDCDLIERLEMIDALQCLGIDRHFQAEIKEALDYVYRAWDGSVGIGLGCESCRSNLNATALGLRLLRLHRYDVSADTLKNFKDNNGQFTFYGGNNDNDENNIKEEDVMRSMLNLLRVSGLAFSGEIVMEEAKAFSAVYLKNLVENSDDTYKRSFLKEVEYALIYEWSRTFIRWEAPNFIQIYELDKQRLKDKRILELAKLDFNILQFQYKLEMKELSSWWENSGISKLVATRERTMEYLLWAVCATDKLELSRSRIAMTKITCVVTLLDDIFDDYATLEQLKCITDAISQGWDISIIKDIPNNLKTCIEFVFKTVHELTSDATKEQGRDMMPFVTKAWEDYIEACFEEARWKTNGYFPTYNEYIKFAEKCVSFGPILVHTCLLASHILCDDDIEKIYLDTSRFYHLMRVCMQLTDDIHDFEDERLHGKITSAISCYMGDNQNCSEKEAINHITKLKNKLLKELTRELFKPNNVLSDWENICINSTRGVEFFYIFGDGFTHCDKEVKHQIFKVFVDPIEI; encoded by the exons ATGGCTAATTTGAAGGGAGACCACATTTCTTCTGTTTCTTCCATACCATCTAATGCTCTCAATCATTGGGATGATGATTTTGTGCAATCTATCGAAACATCAAACGCG GGATCTGAATACCGCGAACGTGTGGAAACACTAGTGAAAGAAGTGAAAATGTTCTTAAAACAAATGCAAACTGGAGATTGCGATCTGATAGAGCGGCTTGAGATGATTGATGCATTGCAATGCCTCGGAATAGATCGACATTTTCAGGCTGAGATAAAAGAAGCTCTTGATTACGTTTACCG AGCTTGGGATGGAAGTGTGGGGATAGGATTGGGATGTGAAAGTTGTAGATCGAATCTGAATGCCACAGCTTTAGGACTCAGACTTCTTCGACTACATCGTTATGATGTCTCTGCAG ATACATTGAAGAATTTCAAGGACAATAACGGGCAGTTCACTTTTTATGGAGGGAACAATGATAACGATGAAAATAATATTAAGGAAGAGgatgtgatgagaagtatgctcaaTCTTTTAAGAGTTTCCGGTTTAGCATTTTCTGGAGAAATTGTTATGGAAGAGGCCAAAGCCTTTAGCGCTGTATATCTAAAAAACTTAGTAGAAAATTCTGATGATACATATAAGAGAAGTTTTCTGAAAGAG GTGGAGTATGCTCTCATTTATGAATGGTCTCGTACCTTTATTAGATGGGAGGCACCAAATTTCATACAAATATATGAGTTAGACAAGCAAAG GTTGAAAGACAAAAGAATTTTAGAGCTGGCAAAATTGGATTTTAACATACTGCAATTTCAGTACAAGTTAGAGATGAAAGAACTCTCAAG TTGGTGGGAGAATTCTGGCATCTCCAAGCTAGTTGCAACAAGGGAGCGAacaatggaatatctgctttgggCAGTTTGTGCAACAGATAAATTGGAGCTTTCTAGAAGTAGAATTGCTATGACAAAAATCACATGTGTTGTCACACTCTTGGATGACATTTTTGATGATTACGCAACACTTGAGCAACTCAAATGTATTACAGATGCCATTTCTCAAGGTTGGGATATTTCTATTATTAAAGACATTCCAAACAACCTCAAGACATGCATTGAATTTGTTTTCAAAACAGTTCATGAATTAACAAGTGATGCTACTAAAGAGCAAGGACGTGACATGATGCCTTTTGTTACAAAAGCA TGGGAAGATTATATAGAAGCTTGCTTTGAGGAAGCACGATGGAAAACAAATGGATATTTTCCCACCTATAATGAGTACATAAAGTTTGCTGAAAAATGTGTATCATTTGGACCAATATTGGTACATACTTGCTTGTTAGCATCTCACATTTTGTgtgatgatgatattgagaagataTACCTTGATACTTCTAGATTCTATCATCTCATGCGAGTGTGTATGCAGTTAACTGATGATATCCATGATTTTGAG GATGAGAGGCTCCATGGGAAAATCACCTCAGCTATTTCTTGTTATATGGGTGATAATCAAAATTGTTCAGAAAAAGAGGCAATAAATCACATCACCAAACTCAAGAATAAGTTATTGAAGGAATTGACAAGAGAATTGTTCAAACCAAATAATGTTTTGTCGGATTGGGAGAATATATGCATCAATAGTACTAGAGGAGTAGAATTCTTTTATATATTTGGAGATGGTTTTACACATTGTGACAAGGAGGTCAAGCATCAAATATTTAAAGTTTTTGTTGACCCAATAGAAATCTAA